From a single Cotesia glomerata isolate CgM1 linkage group LG6, MPM_Cglom_v2.3, whole genome shotgun sequence genomic region:
- the LOC123266453 gene encoding anillin-like isoform X1, whose amino-acid sequence MDPFTQRMLERAKARREKLDTQLSNAGHEIKRRSPLKEATINITIPAYTPPKQIVKEKKENSSALASNVKSKLDRLGKLYSDDNRELLSSPIHRTEEKFSAEEISDEPSTKKSGVGGARLDRLAALASTINNWEDDLSHPIVAPKEPVRKVNTRFGYKASPTKAPDAEKKKFERKTPDKAIPSTSKTPERPGTSKTPEKMTAVSRTPERNGKEVASGNRTPSRFGGYSGSPKSKIQSPGSVLSKASLFESKSLAGKVKDPAEMSLSERMALFEKNKGEALIPKAPLTLPVPTKKLLESSKSHNQTSNDYRRVEGNRSTQNKRALFEQGLPKQELENDILRDTQTERKKELEMLRSRFNKNKESAQAAAESCIRPRNNSENNGSPKNSPVCPVKPTPATEQAPPPPPPLPTPEPRSTKRQVAPKTPAPQPARTILSNVKRIKVSPPKPGNLYPDLTTIESSGTETETDSEYTLGTTEAETATLDEATETSTETDLDEYYGLDQEVSTNCDESNTSFENSIMRVVKSHKNQSQSNKRQIESDESSTSDISVLDEMDEYLDECLALQEAQNHGPTPPKQNRAGSSPSMASTSFKYSQNVYKSPLKVTPTRSPRKKETYVLEGDSQVPLMHSVSFYRRQQSQTPKTPVRQITRSVESTDCEEPTEEEKRESVLVQEKIKQLMDEVCKQQTIIGQASQALNLCTATIEFSGSREQVEGERLLLVATHRRHAALNELQRMRVEGTLRPTLPGSSPRQESGSLTISALTLPLKRDFHLSSSADMCLHFLCLIRHLDTVIATPVVQVSQNDSCVRFPSTIKLENLYSDFKVTVEVYSLETRAEILPHEVKYHIHNSSHTSTSSAKKGKTPKKHKQESRLIKPSQPSPGGPGAVRSPAFSLTGYVVFSLKEVNRQQFTLNKVPRNSSLEGHLQMHVSCQLSISIEHRGFLTMFEDVGGCGSWRRRWCLLKGDTLSYWTYPEDEKKKTPVGTLELQEVITTNVSLVARDICARPNTFLLETMRRAQPNDQDSLVMVKNGQNTTIRHLLSADTKEERLQWCSKLNQTLNLIRAWGGMSAAN is encoded by the exons ATGGATCCATTTACACAG cgAATGCTAGAACGTGCGAAGGCAAGAAGAGAAAAATTAGATACACAATTATCTAACGCAGGACATGAAATAAAACGTCGTAGCCCTTTAAAAGAGGCTACCATAAACATAACTATCCCTGCTTACACACCACCTAAGCAGAtagttaaagaaaaaaaagaaaattcgtCGGCATTGGCATCTAATGTCAAATCCAAGCTCGATAGACTCGGAAAATTGTATTCTG ATGACAATAGAGAGCTTCTGAGCTCCCCAATACACCGGACTGAAGAGAAGTTCAGCGCCGAGGAAATCAGTGATGAGCCAAGTACTAAGAAGAGTGGAGTCGGTGGTGCTCGGCTGGACCGATTGGCCGCGCTAGCTTCTACTATCAATAATTGGGAAGATGATTTATCGCATCCGATtgtg gctCCAAAAGAGCCAGTGCGTAAAGTAAATACAAGATTCGGTTACAAAGCGTCGCCTACAAAAGCCCCCGACGCCGAGAAAAAGAAGTTCGAGAGGAAGACCCCAGACAAAGCGATTCCGTCAACATCAAAGACTCCAGAGAGGCCCGGAACTTCGAAGACTCCAGAGAAGATGACGGCGGTATCGAGGACTCCGGAGAGGAATGGGAAGGAAGTAGCAAGTGGAAATCGAACGCCAAGCAGGTTTGGTGGTTACAGTGGTTCTCCCAAAAGTAAAATACAGTCACCAGGTTCGGTTTTGAGTAAAGCTTCGTTGTTTGAATCCAAAAGTTTAGCTGGTAAGGTCAAGGATCCCGCGGAGATGTCGCTGTCGGAGAGGATGGCGTTGTTCGAGAAAAACAAGGGGGAAGCGCTGATTCCAAAGGCTCCATTGACGCTGCCAGTCCCGACCAAGAAGCTGCTGGAGAGTTCTAAATCTCATAATCAAACCAGTAATg attaCAGAAGAGTTGAAGGTAATAGAAGCACTCAGAATAAGCGGGCGCTATTTGAACAAGGGTTACCCAAACAAGAGCTAGAGAATGATATTTTGCGTGACACGCaaactgaaagaaaaaaagaattagaGATGTTAAGATCTcgcttcaataaaaataaagagtcAGCTCAAGCTGCTGCAGAGTCTTGTATAAGACCCAGAAATAATAGTGAAAATAATGGCTCGCCGAAAAATTCACCAGTTTGTCCGGTTAAACCTACGCCTGCTACT gAACAAGCACCGCCTCCACCGCCGCCGCTTCCAACTCCAGAACCGCGTTCAACAAAGCGTCAAGTAGCCCCAAAGACCCCAGCTCCTCAACCGGCCCGTACAATTCTCTCCAACGTCAAGCGTATAAAAGTGTCTCCGCCAAAACCTGGCAATCTTTACCCGGACTTAACCACAATCGAGTCCTCAGGCACAGAAACCGAGACAGACTCCGAGTACACCCTCGGCACTACCGAAGCAGAGACTGCTACTCTCGACGAAGCTACTGAAACTTCAACCGAGACGGACTTAGACGAGTACTACGGCCTGGACCAAGAAGTTTCCACAAACTGTGATGAGAGCAACACTAGCTTCGAGAACAGCATAATGCGCGTGGTAAAATCGCACAAGAATCAATCCCAGAGCAACAAGCGTCAAATTGAGTCAGACGAGAGTTCTACTTCGGATATTTCCGTGCTAGATGAGATGGACGAGTACCTAGACGAGTGTTTAGCTTTACAGGAAGCTCAAAATCATGGACCTACTCCTCCAAAGCAGAACAGAGCAGGCTCCAGTCCTTCAATGGCTTCAACAAGCTTCAAATATTCTCAAAATGTTTATAAGAGTCCCTTAAAGGTGACTCCCACGCGCTCTCCTCGAAAAAAGGAAACCTACGTCCTGGAGGGCGACTCCCAGGTCCCTTTAATGCACAGCGTGAGTTTTTACCGCCGTCAGCAGTCCCAGACTCCAAAGACTCCAGTCAGACAAATCACGCGCTCTGTTGAGTCCACAGATTGCGAAGAACCTACCGAGGAAGAAAAACGCGAGAGTGTTTTAGTCcaggaaaaaattaaacagcTGATGGATGAAGTCTGCAAGCAACAGACAATAATTGGCCAAGCTAGCCAAGCTTTGAATTTATGCACCGCGACGATTGAGTTCAGCGGGTCCAGAGAGCAGGTTGAAGGCGAGAGGCTGCTGCTAGTAGCGACTCACCGGAGACACGCGGCGCTTAATGAGCTCCAGAGAATGCGTGTTGAAGGAACTCTTCGTCCAACGCTTCCTGGATCTTCTCCGAGACAAGAAAGCGGCTCGCTGACTATTTCTGCGCTGACGCTTCCGCTTAAGCGGGATTTTCATTTAAGTAGCAGTGCTGATATGTGTCTGCATTTTTTGTGCTTGATTAGACACTTGGATACGGTGATTGCGACTCCGGTGGTTCAAGTCAGCCAGAATGACTCCTGTGTTAG gTTCCCTTCGACGATCAAGCTCGAGAATCTTTACTCGGATTTTAAAGTCACGGTTGAGGTTTACTCCCTGGAGACCCGCGCGGAGATTCTTCCTCATGAGGTCAAATATCATATTCACAACAGCAGTCACACCAGCACCAGCTCAGCTAAAAAAGGCAAGACGCCGAAGAAACACAAGCAGGAGAGTCGGCTGATTAAGCCCTCGCAACCTTCTCCAGGAGGTCCTGGAGCGGTTCGCTCTCCAGCTTTTAGCTTGACTGGCTATGTGGTATTTAGTTTAAAGGAGGTCAATCGCCAGCAATTTACGCTTAATAAGGTACCTCGCAATTCGTCGCTAGAAGGACATTTGCAGATGCACGTGTCCTGTCAGCTGTCTATCTCGATAGAGCATCGCGGGTTTTTGACCATGTTTGAAGATGTTGGAGGCTGCGGCTCCTGGCGCAGGCGCTGGTGCTTGCTTAAAGGAGATACTTTGTCGTACTGGACTTACCCAGAGGATGAGAAGAAAAAGACACCTGTAGGGACTCTTGAGTTACaag AAGTTATTACTACTAATGTTAGCTTGGTTGCGAGAGATATCTGTGCAAGGCCTAACACATTCTTGCTTGAAACTATGAGGCGAGCTCAGCCTAATGACCAGGATAGTCTTGTTATGGTTAAAAATGGACAGAATACTACGATAag GCATTTACTGTCGGCTGACACGAAAGAAGAGCGACTGCAATGGTGTTCAAAGCTCAATCAGACGTTGAATTTGATCCGAGCATGGGGAGGAATGTCTGCTGCAAATTAA
- the LOC123266453 gene encoding anillin-like isoform X2, producing MDPFTQRMLERAKARREKLDTQLSNAGHEIKRRSPLKEATINITIPAYTPPKQIVKEKKENSSALASNVKSKLDRLGKLYSDDNRELLSSPIHRTEEKFSAEEISDEPSTKKSGVGGARLDRLAALASTINNWEDDLSHPIVAPKEPVRKVNTRFGYKASPTKAPDAEKKKFERKTPDKAIPSTSKTPERPGTSKTPEKMTAVSRTPERNGKEVASGNRTPSSLAGKVKDPAEMSLSERMALFEKNKGEALIPKAPLTLPVPTKKLLESSKSHNQTSNDYRRVEGNRSTQNKRALFEQGLPKQELENDILRDTQTERKKELEMLRSRFNKNKESAQAAAESCIRPRNNSENNGSPKNSPVCPVKPTPATEQAPPPPPPLPTPEPRSTKRQVAPKTPAPQPARTILSNVKRIKVSPPKPGNLYPDLTTIESSGTETETDSEYTLGTTEAETATLDEATETSTETDLDEYYGLDQEVSTNCDESNTSFENSIMRVVKSHKNQSQSNKRQIESDESSTSDISVLDEMDEYLDECLALQEAQNHGPTPPKQNRAGSSPSMASTSFKYSQNVYKSPLKVTPTRSPRKKETYVLEGDSQVPLMHSVSFYRRQQSQTPKTPVRQITRSVESTDCEEPTEEEKRESVLVQEKIKQLMDEVCKQQTIIGQASQALNLCTATIEFSGSREQVEGERLLLVATHRRHAALNELQRMRVEGTLRPTLPGSSPRQESGSLTISALTLPLKRDFHLSSSADMCLHFLCLIRHLDTVIATPVVQVSQNDSCVRFPSTIKLENLYSDFKVTVEVYSLETRAEILPHEVKYHIHNSSHTSTSSAKKGKTPKKHKQESRLIKPSQPSPGGPGAVRSPAFSLTGYVVFSLKEVNRQQFTLNKVPRNSSLEGHLQMHVSCQLSISIEHRGFLTMFEDVGGCGSWRRRWCLLKGDTLSYWTYPEDEKKKTPVGTLELQEVITTNVSLVARDICARPNTFLLETMRRAQPNDQDSLVMVKNGQNTTIRHLLSADTKEERLQWCSKLNQTLNLIRAWGGMSAAN from the exons ATGGATCCATTTACACAG cgAATGCTAGAACGTGCGAAGGCAAGAAGAGAAAAATTAGATACACAATTATCTAACGCAGGACATGAAATAAAACGTCGTAGCCCTTTAAAAGAGGCTACCATAAACATAACTATCCCTGCTTACACACCACCTAAGCAGAtagttaaagaaaaaaaagaaaattcgtCGGCATTGGCATCTAATGTCAAATCCAAGCTCGATAGACTCGGAAAATTGTATTCTG ATGACAATAGAGAGCTTCTGAGCTCCCCAATACACCGGACTGAAGAGAAGTTCAGCGCCGAGGAAATCAGTGATGAGCCAAGTACTAAGAAGAGTGGAGTCGGTGGTGCTCGGCTGGACCGATTGGCCGCGCTAGCTTCTACTATCAATAATTGGGAAGATGATTTATCGCATCCGATtgtg gctCCAAAAGAGCCAGTGCGTAAAGTAAATACAAGATTCGGTTACAAAGCGTCGCCTACAAAAGCCCCCGACGCCGAGAAAAAGAAGTTCGAGAGGAAGACCCCAGACAAAGCGATTCCGTCAACATCAAAGACTCCAGAGAGGCCCGGAACTTCGAAGACTCCAGAGAAGATGACGGCGGTATCGAGGACTCCGGAGAGGAATGGGAAGGAAGTAGCAAGTGGAAATCGAACGCCAAGCAG TTTAGCTGGTAAGGTCAAGGATCCCGCGGAGATGTCGCTGTCGGAGAGGATGGCGTTGTTCGAGAAAAACAAGGGGGAAGCGCTGATTCCAAAGGCTCCATTGACGCTGCCAGTCCCGACCAAGAAGCTGCTGGAGAGTTCTAAATCTCATAATCAAACCAGTAATg attaCAGAAGAGTTGAAGGTAATAGAAGCACTCAGAATAAGCGGGCGCTATTTGAACAAGGGTTACCCAAACAAGAGCTAGAGAATGATATTTTGCGTGACACGCaaactgaaagaaaaaaagaattagaGATGTTAAGATCTcgcttcaataaaaataaagagtcAGCTCAAGCTGCTGCAGAGTCTTGTATAAGACCCAGAAATAATAGTGAAAATAATGGCTCGCCGAAAAATTCACCAGTTTGTCCGGTTAAACCTACGCCTGCTACT gAACAAGCACCGCCTCCACCGCCGCCGCTTCCAACTCCAGAACCGCGTTCAACAAAGCGTCAAGTAGCCCCAAAGACCCCAGCTCCTCAACCGGCCCGTACAATTCTCTCCAACGTCAAGCGTATAAAAGTGTCTCCGCCAAAACCTGGCAATCTTTACCCGGACTTAACCACAATCGAGTCCTCAGGCACAGAAACCGAGACAGACTCCGAGTACACCCTCGGCACTACCGAAGCAGAGACTGCTACTCTCGACGAAGCTACTGAAACTTCAACCGAGACGGACTTAGACGAGTACTACGGCCTGGACCAAGAAGTTTCCACAAACTGTGATGAGAGCAACACTAGCTTCGAGAACAGCATAATGCGCGTGGTAAAATCGCACAAGAATCAATCCCAGAGCAACAAGCGTCAAATTGAGTCAGACGAGAGTTCTACTTCGGATATTTCCGTGCTAGATGAGATGGACGAGTACCTAGACGAGTGTTTAGCTTTACAGGAAGCTCAAAATCATGGACCTACTCCTCCAAAGCAGAACAGAGCAGGCTCCAGTCCTTCAATGGCTTCAACAAGCTTCAAATATTCTCAAAATGTTTATAAGAGTCCCTTAAAGGTGACTCCCACGCGCTCTCCTCGAAAAAAGGAAACCTACGTCCTGGAGGGCGACTCCCAGGTCCCTTTAATGCACAGCGTGAGTTTTTACCGCCGTCAGCAGTCCCAGACTCCAAAGACTCCAGTCAGACAAATCACGCGCTCTGTTGAGTCCACAGATTGCGAAGAACCTACCGAGGAAGAAAAACGCGAGAGTGTTTTAGTCcaggaaaaaattaaacagcTGATGGATGAAGTCTGCAAGCAACAGACAATAATTGGCCAAGCTAGCCAAGCTTTGAATTTATGCACCGCGACGATTGAGTTCAGCGGGTCCAGAGAGCAGGTTGAAGGCGAGAGGCTGCTGCTAGTAGCGACTCACCGGAGACACGCGGCGCTTAATGAGCTCCAGAGAATGCGTGTTGAAGGAACTCTTCGTCCAACGCTTCCTGGATCTTCTCCGAGACAAGAAAGCGGCTCGCTGACTATTTCTGCGCTGACGCTTCCGCTTAAGCGGGATTTTCATTTAAGTAGCAGTGCTGATATGTGTCTGCATTTTTTGTGCTTGATTAGACACTTGGATACGGTGATTGCGACTCCGGTGGTTCAAGTCAGCCAGAATGACTCCTGTGTTAG gTTCCCTTCGACGATCAAGCTCGAGAATCTTTACTCGGATTTTAAAGTCACGGTTGAGGTTTACTCCCTGGAGACCCGCGCGGAGATTCTTCCTCATGAGGTCAAATATCATATTCACAACAGCAGTCACACCAGCACCAGCTCAGCTAAAAAAGGCAAGACGCCGAAGAAACACAAGCAGGAGAGTCGGCTGATTAAGCCCTCGCAACCTTCTCCAGGAGGTCCTGGAGCGGTTCGCTCTCCAGCTTTTAGCTTGACTGGCTATGTGGTATTTAGTTTAAAGGAGGTCAATCGCCAGCAATTTACGCTTAATAAGGTACCTCGCAATTCGTCGCTAGAAGGACATTTGCAGATGCACGTGTCCTGTCAGCTGTCTATCTCGATAGAGCATCGCGGGTTTTTGACCATGTTTGAAGATGTTGGAGGCTGCGGCTCCTGGCGCAGGCGCTGGTGCTTGCTTAAAGGAGATACTTTGTCGTACTGGACTTACCCAGAGGATGAGAAGAAAAAGACACCTGTAGGGACTCTTGAGTTACaag AAGTTATTACTACTAATGTTAGCTTGGTTGCGAGAGATATCTGTGCAAGGCCTAACACATTCTTGCTTGAAACTATGAGGCGAGCTCAGCCTAATGACCAGGATAGTCTTGTTATGGTTAAAAATGGACAGAATACTACGATAag GCATTTACTGTCGGCTGACACGAAAGAAGAGCGACTGCAATGGTGTTCAAAGCTCAATCAGACGTTGAATTTGATCCGAGCATGGGGAGGAATGTCTGCTGCAAATTAA
- the LOC123266453 gene encoding anillin-like isoform X3, which yields MDPFTQMLLRILMSVGVIDDNRELLSSPIHRTEEKFSAEEISDEPSTKKSGVGGARLDRLAALASTINNWEDDLSHPIVAPKEPVRKVNTRFGYKASPTKAPDAEKKKFERKTPDKAIPSTSKTPERPGTSKTPEKMTAVSRTPERNGKEVASGNRTPSRFGGYSGSPKSKIQSPGSVLSKASLFESKSLAGKVKDPAEMSLSERMALFEKNKGEALIPKAPLTLPVPTKKLLESSKSHNQTSNDYRRVEGNRSTQNKRALFEQGLPKQELENDILRDTQTERKKELEMLRSRFNKNKESAQAAAESCIRPRNNSENNGSPKNSPVCPVKPTPATEQAPPPPPPLPTPEPRSTKRQVAPKTPAPQPARTILSNVKRIKVSPPKPGNLYPDLTTIESSGTETETDSEYTLGTTEAETATLDEATETSTETDLDEYYGLDQEVSTNCDESNTSFENSIMRVVKSHKNQSQSNKRQIESDESSTSDISVLDEMDEYLDECLALQEAQNHGPTPPKQNRAGSSPSMASTSFKYSQNVYKSPLKVTPTRSPRKKETYVLEGDSQVPLMHSVSFYRRQQSQTPKTPVRQITRSVESTDCEEPTEEEKRESVLVQEKIKQLMDEVCKQQTIIGQASQALNLCTATIEFSGSREQVEGERLLLVATHRRHAALNELQRMRVEGTLRPTLPGSSPRQESGSLTISALTLPLKRDFHLSSSADMCLHFLCLIRHLDTVIATPVVQVSQNDSCVRFPSTIKLENLYSDFKVTVEVYSLETRAEILPHEVKYHIHNSSHTSTSSAKKGKTPKKHKQESRLIKPSQPSPGGPGAVRSPAFSLTGYVVFSLKEVNRQQFTLNKVPRNSSLEGHLQMHVSCQLSISIEHRGFLTMFEDVGGCGSWRRRWCLLKGDTLSYWTYPEDEKKKTPVGTLELQEVITTNVSLVARDICARPNTFLLETMRRAQPNDQDSLVMVKNGQNTTIRHLLSADTKEERLQWCSKLNQTLNLIRAWGGMSAAN from the exons ATGGATCCATTTACACAG atGTTGCTTCGTATACTGATGTCGGTGGGCGTTATAGATGACAATAGAGAGCTTCTGAGCTCCCCAATACACCGGACTGAAGAGAAGTTCAGCGCCGAGGAAATCAGTGATGAGCCAAGTACTAAGAAGAGTGGAGTCGGTGGTGCTCGGCTGGACCGATTGGCCGCGCTAGCTTCTACTATCAATAATTGGGAAGATGATTTATCGCATCCGATtgtg gctCCAAAAGAGCCAGTGCGTAAAGTAAATACAAGATTCGGTTACAAAGCGTCGCCTACAAAAGCCCCCGACGCCGAGAAAAAGAAGTTCGAGAGGAAGACCCCAGACAAAGCGATTCCGTCAACATCAAAGACTCCAGAGAGGCCCGGAACTTCGAAGACTCCAGAGAAGATGACGGCGGTATCGAGGACTCCGGAGAGGAATGGGAAGGAAGTAGCAAGTGGAAATCGAACGCCAAGCAGGTTTGGTGGTTACAGTGGTTCTCCCAAAAGTAAAATACAGTCACCAGGTTCGGTTTTGAGTAAAGCTTCGTTGTTTGAATCCAAAAGTTTAGCTGGTAAGGTCAAGGATCCCGCGGAGATGTCGCTGTCGGAGAGGATGGCGTTGTTCGAGAAAAACAAGGGGGAAGCGCTGATTCCAAAGGCTCCATTGACGCTGCCAGTCCCGACCAAGAAGCTGCTGGAGAGTTCTAAATCTCATAATCAAACCAGTAATg attaCAGAAGAGTTGAAGGTAATAGAAGCACTCAGAATAAGCGGGCGCTATTTGAACAAGGGTTACCCAAACAAGAGCTAGAGAATGATATTTTGCGTGACACGCaaactgaaagaaaaaaagaattagaGATGTTAAGATCTcgcttcaataaaaataaagagtcAGCTCAAGCTGCTGCAGAGTCTTGTATAAGACCCAGAAATAATAGTGAAAATAATGGCTCGCCGAAAAATTCACCAGTTTGTCCGGTTAAACCTACGCCTGCTACT gAACAAGCACCGCCTCCACCGCCGCCGCTTCCAACTCCAGAACCGCGTTCAACAAAGCGTCAAGTAGCCCCAAAGACCCCAGCTCCTCAACCGGCCCGTACAATTCTCTCCAACGTCAAGCGTATAAAAGTGTCTCCGCCAAAACCTGGCAATCTTTACCCGGACTTAACCACAATCGAGTCCTCAGGCACAGAAACCGAGACAGACTCCGAGTACACCCTCGGCACTACCGAAGCAGAGACTGCTACTCTCGACGAAGCTACTGAAACTTCAACCGAGACGGACTTAGACGAGTACTACGGCCTGGACCAAGAAGTTTCCACAAACTGTGATGAGAGCAACACTAGCTTCGAGAACAGCATAATGCGCGTGGTAAAATCGCACAAGAATCAATCCCAGAGCAACAAGCGTCAAATTGAGTCAGACGAGAGTTCTACTTCGGATATTTCCGTGCTAGATGAGATGGACGAGTACCTAGACGAGTGTTTAGCTTTACAGGAAGCTCAAAATCATGGACCTACTCCTCCAAAGCAGAACAGAGCAGGCTCCAGTCCTTCAATGGCTTCAACAAGCTTCAAATATTCTCAAAATGTTTATAAGAGTCCCTTAAAGGTGACTCCCACGCGCTCTCCTCGAAAAAAGGAAACCTACGTCCTGGAGGGCGACTCCCAGGTCCCTTTAATGCACAGCGTGAGTTTTTACCGCCGTCAGCAGTCCCAGACTCCAAAGACTCCAGTCAGACAAATCACGCGCTCTGTTGAGTCCACAGATTGCGAAGAACCTACCGAGGAAGAAAAACGCGAGAGTGTTTTAGTCcaggaaaaaattaaacagcTGATGGATGAAGTCTGCAAGCAACAGACAATAATTGGCCAAGCTAGCCAAGCTTTGAATTTATGCACCGCGACGATTGAGTTCAGCGGGTCCAGAGAGCAGGTTGAAGGCGAGAGGCTGCTGCTAGTAGCGACTCACCGGAGACACGCGGCGCTTAATGAGCTCCAGAGAATGCGTGTTGAAGGAACTCTTCGTCCAACGCTTCCTGGATCTTCTCCGAGACAAGAAAGCGGCTCGCTGACTATTTCTGCGCTGACGCTTCCGCTTAAGCGGGATTTTCATTTAAGTAGCAGTGCTGATATGTGTCTGCATTTTTTGTGCTTGATTAGACACTTGGATACGGTGATTGCGACTCCGGTGGTTCAAGTCAGCCAGAATGACTCCTGTGTTAG gTTCCCTTCGACGATCAAGCTCGAGAATCTTTACTCGGATTTTAAAGTCACGGTTGAGGTTTACTCCCTGGAGACCCGCGCGGAGATTCTTCCTCATGAGGTCAAATATCATATTCACAACAGCAGTCACACCAGCACCAGCTCAGCTAAAAAAGGCAAGACGCCGAAGAAACACAAGCAGGAGAGTCGGCTGATTAAGCCCTCGCAACCTTCTCCAGGAGGTCCTGGAGCGGTTCGCTCTCCAGCTTTTAGCTTGACTGGCTATGTGGTATTTAGTTTAAAGGAGGTCAATCGCCAGCAATTTACGCTTAATAAGGTACCTCGCAATTCGTCGCTAGAAGGACATTTGCAGATGCACGTGTCCTGTCAGCTGTCTATCTCGATAGAGCATCGCGGGTTTTTGACCATGTTTGAAGATGTTGGAGGCTGCGGCTCCTGGCGCAGGCGCTGGTGCTTGCTTAAAGGAGATACTTTGTCGTACTGGACTTACCCAGAGGATGAGAAGAAAAAGACACCTGTAGGGACTCTTGAGTTACaag AAGTTATTACTACTAATGTTAGCTTGGTTGCGAGAGATATCTGTGCAAGGCCTAACACATTCTTGCTTGAAACTATGAGGCGAGCTCAGCCTAATGACCAGGATAGTCTTGTTATGGTTAAAAATGGACAGAATACTACGATAag GCATTTACTGTCGGCTGACACGAAAGAAGAGCGACTGCAATGGTGTTCAAAGCTCAATCAGACGTTGAATTTGATCCGAGCATGGGGAGGAATGTCTGCTGCAAATTAA
- the LOC123266455 gene encoding flexible cuticle protein 12-like — translation MRTIVILLVLASVASLGLAAPAPQQEITIIRQEENNSIGVGGYHFSYEQSDGQKREETAELENEGTDDEAMKVVGSYSFVAPDGKTYRVDYTADREGYHPVITLV, via the coding sequence atagtAATCCTGTTAGTCCTGGCATCAGTTGCATCTCTTGGCCTGGCAGCACCCGCACCCCAACaagaaataacaataatcCGTCAAGAAGAAAACAACAGTATCGGAGTAGGAGGTTACCATTTTTCCTACGAGCAGAGTGATGGACAAAAACGTGAAGAGACGGCGGAGCTCGAGAATGAAGGCACAGACGACGAAGCAATGAAAGTAGTCGGTAGCTACAGTTTCGTCGCGCCCGACGGCAAAACCTACAGAGTAGATTACACCGCGGACCGCGAAGGGTACCACCCCGTGATCACCCTCGTGTAA